Within Ipomoea triloba cultivar NCNSP0323 chromosome 9, ASM357664v1, the genomic segment caaaagaCAACAGCTTTGATAATGAAACCAGTGGTACCTCATCATTACAGAGCTGTAAAGAACGGATATGACTTTTGGAGGAAGTGCTCTTTAGAATGTCATCATCAAATCTGTGGATTATTAGGCGTCGACACTTGTTGTCGAACCATTCTTTGTTCTGTCCAGTGAGGATGACTGCAAAGTTTTGCTCTAATGCCTTTGAAAGGATTATTTCTCGTAAAATATCATGGATTCGTAAGCCAATAATCTTTCCCGCATGAGACTTCTTTgcaatttgaattaaatttcgATGAATTAGCTCATTGAGATAAGCTTCAGCAACTTCTTCTTTCACTTGTTGATCATCCTCCTTGACAAAGCCTTCTGCAATCCATAGTTGAATGActctgttttttttaatgatggcATCCTCAAGGAAGATGCTAAAGTACAAGAAACAATACTTTAGATAATATGGTAGATCATAGTAACTCAaggataatagatttttcaaGTTTTTCATCCTGTCATTGGTTTTCAATTGGAAGTTCAAACCATTCTGGAAACTTTTCCATACTGCAATATCCTTATCCTTGGTAGCCAAACTACCGGCAATTACCACAATCGCTAGAGGCAGACCACCACATTTATTTACAATATCTTCAGCAATGTTCACCAAATGTGGAGGACATGAATCACTCAAAAATGTTTTTTTGCAAAACAATCCCCATGAATCTTTCTCAGACAAAAGCTTCAACTCGTACACATCACCTTGGGTTTGGTGACATGCATCCCGCCCTATTTCACTATTCCTTGTAGTGATAACTATTCGGCTACCAAACTTTTGTCTAGGAAAAGCATATTTGATAGCGTCCCAAACATCAAAACTCCATACGTCATCTAAAACAATGATGTACCTTTGCTCTGAAAGAATGTTTATAACAAAATCTTTCAATTGAGTAAAGCCCATGGTTTCAAAATCTGGTGGGAGTTCTTTATTTGTTTGCTTCACTAGTTGCTTAATTGCATCTTTCAGCAACTCCCCAATCTTGAATGTTTCAGAAACAGTAACCCACACACGATACTGAAAGTGTTTTTTCACTTTTGCATCATCATAAGCCTTTTTAACCAAAGTGGTCTTCCCCAATCCCCCCATGCCCACCACAGAGTGAACCCTCAAATCATCATCAACAGCGCCAAGAAGGAGTTGAATAAGAGACTGCTTGGAATTTTCAAAACCTACCAGATCCGACTCTTCTGGAATACCGGTATCCCATCGGCCATGCAATTGTTGGTTGTGAACAGTTGTTGTTGGCAAGATTGGCTGATATTGGGAGTTTTCGCTGATTCTGGCCTTGATCTTTTGCAGTGCAAGTGCAAGCCTGTGCTGAGCTCTCAAGTTCTTGGCAGAATTGTATTTGTTCTTCATCTTAGTGAACAATCCTCCACCAGTGTTGCGACCTCCAAAGCGGAACAGGAATTCGTCAAGAACATCTTCGGTGTCATAAGCCAGCTCCCGGACTATCTTCACCCAAGCTTTAACTTGAGGATCCATTTCTTCCCTCTCGTCAGCAACTCTCAAAGCTGCCTTTAGACGATTCAAGGCATTCATGATGTATTGTGCGTCTTCTCTAATCCCTCCCAAGAGTGACCACTCTTCCCTGATCACCGCTGATAGTTTGTCCAACAGAAACTCTACAGCAGCTTCCGCCATTAGTACAGAAACTTAAATCACTTGTATTCCTCACCGGCAAAGAATTGGTCGCTACTTGGCAGTGTTGTTTTATGGGACCTCAAACAAGATTTTAGACTGCAAAATGAAATGATATGGAGCTCAACCAAGatttctttatttcttatttcattACCAATGTTAATatccaaatatatttattttatattggaATAAgtttcaaattggccactgaacgtaacatgtaagtgcaattaggccattgaacgaaaaaaatgtgcaattaagtCACTGAACCATCCAAATGCatacaatttcacctgatagcaggttatcttccatttcatcaggttgcctgcttaccTGGATGGTGatatgacattttaaaataatttataaatataaaaaaataaaaaataaaaaatattaattaatttttaaatattatttgttaatatttttaatacggagtaatttttaatattacttttttaattttttaatattttaatattttaattattttttaagtttattattaataaatattaaaataaaaataaaaatttaaaaatattattttttaaatattattttttaatttaatttttaattttaaagtttattattaataaaaattataaaatatcaactctcaccatccatgtaagcagacAACCTGATTAAaaggaaggtaacctgctatcaggtgaaattgtatGCATTTGGAGTcttcagtggcctaattacacattttttttattcagtggcctaattgcactttcaggttacgttaaGTGGcgaatttgaaccttattccttttatatttaatctaGCTATGCCAAATGCCATATTTATTTCAATCTACCacctataaaaaataaaaataaaaataaagttcaaGTCTTATGATTATTTGCATGTTCCATCCAATGCATATTTTGCAATTTGCAAacttgaagttttttttttaattatacattttcAAGGTGACATTAAAataagagcaaattgtcattttggtccactgactataggggtcctgttaatttcaatccacgacttttaaaagtgttaattgcataccatgactttttaatttgtatcaattttggtcactccggccaaattggcggccaaatgtcgccggaaaattttaaaagttaaaataacgagggtattttagtcatttcacatttcTTCTTCCCGGCGAATTCTTCGTTTGCTCCGGCCAAGCAATGCAAAAAAACCTAGGTTTGGGCAATCAGAGATACCAATCTCAAAGCTCTTGATTTGAACAGCCTCACAGACTGGGCAATCGGAAAAGCTGAAGAATCAGCAGCGGCAGCGCCAAAGCAAGCACAGAaaagaaaacccaaaaaaaaaaattccagtCTTTGAAGGGCTTTGGCTAGATGGGTGCCATCAGGATAGGTGCAATTTGCTGCTTTGTCTTCTGTATTTGCATGTATTTCGATTTGCTCTGTGAGAAGCAAAGGAGTGGCTTCATTTTCAGGCTCTGATTTTACCACTTGTATATGAGTTTCAGCCATTACTaactaaaaacataattttagAAATGGGGTTTAAGACTTTAAATCCTTTGTCCTGAACTACGAatagacaattaaaaaaaatctaggtTTGCATCTCttggccggagaagaagaagaattcgccggaaaaaaagaataattcgccggagaagaataaaagaaatgtgaaatgactaaaataccctctttattttaacttttaaaattttccggcgaaatttggcggccaatttggccggagtgatcaaaattgatacaaattgaaaagtcatggtatgcaattaacacttttgaaagtcgtggattgaaattaacatgacccctatagtcagtggaccaaaatggcaatttgctcttaaAATAATCACAATGAAAAGCAGATAAAGAAAtcagttttattttaatataaattgttaatgttGATAATATCacaattgacaaaaatattttctaacatcccaaacaataaaatgaatattctcaactcaataatttcatttttactaACTAAATatctatatctactatactaacaagagtcaaagaaagttaggcctaaaatgtgtagaaaaacgacggtcaaattatttaatcaaatggattgttcagattgtttagatttctattttattttccttgcaatttcctaatttatcattaattatatgattatctgttaagttttccgttaaatattctcttctccgttaatatttcgttaacttttaacttacccattaatttttataagaaaggtcttaagtTCAAacccatcccaatcaaatttgacataattaagtcctcactctattttactcttattaaattactagtttttttcacgcgcgttgcgcgaataggataatgtccaatatttatttttaaataagtacttcaaagtatattaatacaagattatataggagatgttcatgcatatgtaattgaatgttgaatttgtttatttaaatcggtaattcaaagtatatgaatgcaagataatatatgagagattgattataattgttactaaaataaatgtttacaattttgtaaaacCGATAGTCAgaatacttggtctaaaaatgatagtataaataaatattacttttggtaataaaaatttatacattttaaatcaaattaataaataaatatgatttacctttaaagtgaacaactatgATGtaatccaaaaaatattacggggtagttcttgcttcaatttattgggttatttgaatattttatgtGCCAACAAATCTTccttaagtagttaatatgattggtttaattttttttctatgaatataattatataacattatacaaaagtagttaatatgattcgAACCTAGaaccttacttatagaaattaatgtgtaagttaaaagttaacggaatattccgttactaaagttaaaagttaacggaatgtgggttatttaagggaagaaaataaaataatagagggtaaagaatgaaaatcataaaaaaaattactaaaataaaaataatataaaccatttgtttaagtaaataattacaccaacatttttttcttcccgttaAAACcttaacattattggctcttattaagattgtagatgTAGAAATAAATTACtagctataacaaaaaatgatacatatgtatttctttaatttagaattatgtgtctacaatacgtttatttgaaaaaattattcattataaaaaaaattaaattaaattaaataagagaaataattttattagttatattgtctttattttttcccatgcaaagattctttatattcaaatttatcaattgatagatattcattacattgtccattatcttatttttacaatatcttgtaattaaatatcaaagttataatacaaaataatgttatatatttatttaccgagtattttattaataccatgaaaaaaaaatttaaaataatttgaaactaattatattaactacttggggattggttgacaaagagagtactcaatgacccaacaaattgaagcgggatcactttattttactcttattgaattaaataaattagtagttacaacaaaaaatgatacatgtgcatttctttaatttagaattatgtgtctacaatgtctttatttaaaaaaaaaaatatattcattatcaataaattaaataagaaaaataatttcattatattgtctttattttctctaatgcaaagattttgtacattcaaattcatcaattgatattcattacattgtccattatgttctttttacactatcttataattaaatatcaaagttataatacaaaataatgttatatatttatttaatttaccaagtattttattaataccatgaaaaaaaataacaaaagaatagtttgaaaccaatcatattaactatttgggagatttgttgacaatgaaagtactaaaataactcattacccagcaaattgaaacgaTAAAccaccttttaatatctttggaacacatcatatttaaaattttcaattttttactaatttatttaatctttttccttaaactaggaatttctttatccacgATAACTCATtaaacaataatggttgaaccaaatgaaccccgagcagaacacctaaaggagcccatagctcctatatcataatcttattgcatgacgttgtcatctatgctaccaacaataactcaattgcaaataacacactaccaacaaaaaggaagagaacaaatagtaaagatgaagacaatgataatgttactcaaaagagaattaagaatacatagaaaaattcaaatcaaaagtagtatttatttagactattatttttagaccaaatatttagactatcgattttacaatattgcaaacatttattttagtgacaattataatgaatttcctatattatcttggattcatatctttgagttacatatttaaataaacaaattcggcattcaattacctatgtataaatttctcctatataatattgcattgattttcattcaaatatttatttaaatataaacaatgggcattaactcattcgcgcaatgcgagTGTAAAACTAGTTATAATATAAACTATAACTTTattctttttcataaaatttaaatttcattattcatatattatttttgttaaccAAACCCGTTAACCATAATATAAATGTTAAGTAGCATCCGTCATGACTATAGAtgataaagatccgtgagacgatctcacaatAGTGTGACCTATCCAAAGATTGATTCTTGTAAAAATCTTTCAGGGGTGTTTTCAATCATGTcttctttatattttaaaatacttttaattaaaatgattaatttttatagattttaaatagttttcataaaatctttttaaacttttgtaaactttgtaTGACTAACTCTTTATGTCACAAACAGTCACTGACGGAGCCACTATGGGGGCAGTgagggcagctgcccccactcaccccctcccccccccccttatatagccttgtatgtatatatatgtatatatatatatatatatatgttttagatataaatatataaaaacagatttaataaataaagattTACCTAGACAAGATGGCAAGCAAAAGTGTTTTTAGCTTCTTTAATGACTTTTT encodes:
- the LOC116030415 gene encoding disease resistance protein RPM1-like, which gives rise to MAEAAVEFLLDKLSAVIREEWSLLGGIREDAQYIMNALNRLKAALRVADEREEMDPQVKAWVKIVRELAYDTEDVLDEFLFRFGGRNTGGGLFTKMKNKYNSAKNLRAQHRLALALQKIKARISENSQYQPILPTTTVHNQQLHGRWDTGIPEESDLVGFENSKQSLIQLLLGAVDDDLRVHSVVGMGGLGKTTLVKKAYDDAKVKKHFQYRVWVTVSETFKIGELLKDAIKQLVKQTNKELPPDFETMGFTQLKDFVINILSEQRYIIVLDDVWSFDVWDAIKYAFPRQKFGSRIVITTRNSEIGRDACHQTQGDVYELKLLSEKDSWGLFCKKTFLSDSCPPHLVNIAEDIVNKCGGLPLAIVVIAGSLATKDKDIAVWKSFQNGLNFQLKTNDRMKNLKNLLSLSYYDLPYYLKYCFLYFSIFLEDAIIKKNRVIQLWIAEGFVKEDDQQVKEEVAEAYLNELIHRNLIQIAKKSHAGKIIGLRIHDILREIILSKALEQNFAVILTGQNKEWFDNKCRRLIIHRFDDDILKSTSSKSHIRSLQLCNDEVPLVSLSKLLSFDYYIPLKVLDLRGTRNLNRIPKEVFKLFHLKYLSLRNTGLRNVSKSIGRLQNLEILDLKYIDVFELPVEIGKLHKLWHLTVGSIHNGAVCAPLEIGRLLFLQRLSYVQAKETNGVKMVSEIGNLTQLRKLEVTNLRQEDGKELCSSMEKLTNLISLSLVTAQENENEILDIQHSLSAVPLCLRTLKLGGRLERIPQWLSSLVSLTKLRLWRSCVLEDPLLLLQDLPLLAHLELWDSYEGEGLCFKAGKFPKLKFLGIGVLRALKWIMVEEGAMPHLEELWLRDCKLLEQVPFGIQHLSKLNSFVFMGMNDTLKLSLKPNGENYTKISHIPHIKIYK